From Rudanella lutea DSM 19387, a single genomic window includes:
- a CDS encoding OmpA family protein, whose product MITLDGPVRNVVKQQFAHWQQDKVSFGNEGGGGGYDNFFSPRNHVYTFEPELDSWFDVQAESNGVPVKICVVDPTGKVTSQHYSSEDGAPFLVQKATQKGVYKIWVATRETNGRGTYKLDVVGTFKQNPTRVETTQQTINGQFVASQKRHEYRIPARLGNVEIIYRSTNTPASFTLYDQFNQPIESFFRQGYESYNQLLDRSFAVKQEGTLKLVVETKEATVGDYELMVWGHAGPIVNANQRAATPAPAPATTAPASTGKAAQILADVLLSGRIRLPRSASSFRGVKVVYEDVDTGQKLGEALPDDKGNYSIMVPPGRKYAITATTEDGAISSSQYVNLARKTQPNERIVLDEIAIISALDVGSAITLNNIFFETGKDRLLPASYTELSRVAKFMKANPSVKVEISGHTDMQGSATLNQKLSQDRAISVSYYLQGNGIGAGQIKAIGLGSSKPVAPNTTPAGREKNRRVEFKIVGKS is encoded by the coding sequence ATGATAACCCTCGACGGTCCCGTACGTAATGTAGTAAAACAGCAGTTTGCCCATTGGCAACAAGATAAAGTAAGCTTTGGAAACGAAGGAGGAGGGGGTGGTTATGACAACTTTTTTTCGCCCCGAAACCATGTGTACACTTTTGAGCCGGAGTTAGACTCCTGGTTTGATGTACAGGCCGAGTCGAACGGAGTACCTGTAAAAATCTGTGTAGTTGATCCAACTGGTAAAGTCACGAGTCAGCATTACAGTTCTGAAGATGGTGCGCCTTTTTTGGTTCAGAAGGCCACTCAGAAAGGAGTGTATAAAATTTGGGTAGCAACCAGGGAGACGAACGGGCGTGGCACCTATAAACTGGATGTAGTAGGTACGTTTAAACAAAACCCAACGCGGGTAGAAACAACCCAACAGACGATTAATGGCCAGTTTGTGGCCTCCCAAAAACGGCACGAATACCGGATTCCGGCCCGGCTTGGCAACGTCGAAATCATTTACCGCTCAACCAATACACCCGCCAGTTTTACCCTGTACGATCAGTTTAATCAGCCTATCGAAAGCTTTTTCAGACAAGGCTATGAGTCGTACAATCAACTATTAGACCGTTCCTTTGCGGTGAAGCAGGAAGGTACCCTCAAGCTGGTGGTTGAAACCAAAGAAGCTACCGTGGGCGATTATGAGCTGATGGTTTGGGGACACGCCGGCCCCATTGTGAACGCCAACCAACGGGCCGCTACACCAGCACCAGCCCCGGCCACAACGGCCCCTGCAAGCACCGGTAAAGCTGCGCAGATTCTGGCCGATGTGTTGTTGAGCGGTCGGATTCGGTTGCCCCGGTCGGCCTCGTCGTTCCGTGGGGTCAAAGTGGTGTACGAAGATGTAGACACAGGCCAAAAATTGGGCGAAGCTCTCCCCGACGACAAAGGCAATTACTCAATTATGGTACCGCCCGGCCGTAAATACGCTATTACGGCTACTACGGAAGATGGCGCCATCAGTAGCTCGCAATACGTCAACCTCGCCCGCAAAACCCAACCCAACGAACGCATTGTTCTCGATGAAATTGCCATTATCTCAGCTCTCGACGTGGGAAGTGCCATCACACTCAACAATATATTCTTCGAGACAGGCAAAGACCGACTTCTGCCGGCATCGTATACCGAACTGAGTCGGGTAGCCAAGTTCATGAAGGCTAACCCGTCGGTGAAAGTGGAGATTTCGGGCCATACCGACATGCAGGGCAGCGCGACACTGAACCAGAAACTCTCGCAGGACCGGGCCATATCGGTGTCGTACTACCTACAGGGTAACGGCATCGGGGCGGGTCAGATTAAGGCGATTGGGCTGGGATCGTCGAAGCCCGTAGCGCCCAACACGACCCCGGCAGGCCGCGAGAAAAACCGGCGGGTTGAGTTCAAGATTGTCGGTAAGAGTTAG
- a CDS encoding C1 family peptidase: MFRILVWLLFALASGQLLAQPTTGLRFEGASFDSIPGLPTYTGEKETRTGPKVVDLTPFCPQPADQGNEQTCVAFATAYGAYAIQQAASLGKPLSPTEVTRQFALSPIFPLKRINHPCWEPLTMQAVGRFMTQNPSMRFREFSGVSCKAALPQRSPTVPAISDLLRIFSRTDDPDEKVLRVKRQLSHQQPVILGLNVAANFFNLQKGLYQPEPTTGRPTTAHAVVVVGYDDRRAAFKVLNSFGPNWGEKGFFWISYRDFARDAIAGLVLVMAEPDLLAGTGKPLRLGGRLGIRAVHEQADSLRYDTLTVQQVAPGMYQLRQQVQPLGQAFQLLTENTQPGEYMCVFSLDATDKLTVHFPRNRALASYNPALATLNESDLLPFNGFDSVLPDAETALTLDTPGTDYLCVLFSRQPLLPNLPALLSRLKAAKGTIQQRLAAALDQRLLTRTVRYLTDKMQFEAQTEGPADTVALLLRLETAPKKP, from the coding sequence ATGTTTCGCATTCTGGTTTGGTTGTTGTTCGCATTGGCATCGGGTCAATTACTGGCTCAACCCACTACCGGGCTTCGGTTCGAGGGGGCATCGTTTGATTCGATTCCAGGACTACCCACGTACACAGGCGAAAAAGAAACCCGAACCGGGCCTAAAGTTGTAGATTTGACACCCTTTTGCCCACAACCGGCCGATCAGGGTAATGAACAAACCTGCGTGGCTTTTGCCACCGCCTATGGTGCGTATGCCATTCAGCAGGCTGCCAGCTTGGGGAAACCCCTCTCACCCACCGAGGTTACCCGACAGTTTGCCCTATCGCCTATTTTTCCGCTCAAACGAATAAATCATCCGTGCTGGGAGCCGCTCACTATGCAGGCTGTGGGTCGGTTTATGACCCAGAACCCCAGTATGCGGTTCCGCGAGTTTTCGGGGGTATCGTGCAAAGCGGCCCTACCACAACGCTCACCAACCGTACCCGCCATCAGCGACTTGCTACGCATCTTTAGCCGTACTGATGACCCCGACGAAAAAGTACTACGGGTAAAACGGCAACTGAGCCACCAACAACCGGTTATTCTGGGGCTCAACGTAGCGGCTAACTTCTTCAATCTGCAAAAAGGGCTTTACCAACCCGAGCCCACCACCGGCCGACCGACAACCGCCCATGCCGTTGTGGTAGTTGGATACGACGACCGCCGGGCCGCTTTCAAGGTGCTCAATAGCTTTGGGCCAAACTGGGGCGAAAAAGGATTTTTCTGGATTAGCTATCGCGATTTTGCACGCGATGCCATTGCCGGCCTTGTGCTGGTCATGGCAGAACCCGACCTGCTGGCCGGTACGGGCAAACCCCTGCGACTGGGTGGTCGACTGGGCATCCGGGCGGTACACGAACAAGCCGACTCCCTACGCTACGATACGTTAACGGTACAACAGGTTGCCCCCGGCATGTATCAACTTCGTCAGCAAGTACAGCCCCTTGGGCAGGCGTTTCAGTTACTGACCGAAAATACCCAACCGGGCGAGTATATGTGCGTGTTTAGCCTCGATGCTACCGATAAGCTGACGGTTCACTTTCCCCGAAACCGAGCCCTGGCTTCCTACAATCCGGCCCTAGCCACCCTCAATGAAAGCGACCTGCTCCCGTTTAACGGGTTCGACTCGGTACTGCCCGATGCCGAAACAGCTCTGACCCTCGACACGCCCGGTACCGACTATCTGTGTGTGCTTTTCAGCCGCCAGCCCCTCCTGCCCAATTTACCGGCCCTACTTTCGCGCTTGAAAGCGGCCAAAGGAACCATTCAGCAACGCCTTGCTGCGGCCCTCGATCAACGGCTGCTGACGCGTACGGTGCGGTATCTGACAGATAAGATGCAGTTTGAAGCCCAAACAGAGGGACCGGCCGATACCGTCGCGCTACTGCTTCGGCTCGAAACTGCACCGAAAAAACCCTAA
- a CDS encoding caspase family protein has translation MRQLLVFLGALVLWVGPAGAQNPAPALEWVKQARQAYDRSAYEEARQLYTRAIEAEPGLAVAYAERADAELQLTRYNEAHADCERAIQLNPRNHFAFFIQGDAFLRLNQTEQAIAALTRAVTLKPDFGSAYLLRARAYRVSKNLENAQADYGRSLAFLPEQAAQIESEQDELTRLLPPRPATQAVVTSQTAIAATNTPSIVWVSPNALKFPDGYPVVGNTLTIELTISAPTTETELRQHTSVWVDGRLYEGKMGEKKLKKSARQQLFSFDYALDLPPGRHSVVVWVRVPGLPPKSSEPLTVLVSDDDKPNLYLLAFGVKSDLLFTRNDADDLRNLFKAQEGQLFEQVDAQAVTGDETTAFDMAARLEELSQRPIRDKDLVIVFFSGHGMLYNDELRLLGYKYRTEAPRTTSLSYRDALIGPLSRLKGKKLILLDACHSGQAVQPGPGERSTPLKVAEASRILADTPPGIAIITSSSSAEKSYEDPVWQNGAFTETLLEALNAGKADANRDGIVWLQELYTYLNQEVPRKVSRVKQARQTPAFRSEGADFPLFGSRPKASH, from the coding sequence ATGCGGCAGCTTTTGGTTTTTTTGGGGGCGTTGGTTCTGTGGGTCGGTCCGGCCGGGGCGCAAAACCCCGCTCCCGCGCTTGAGTGGGTAAAACAGGCCCGGCAGGCGTACGACCGCTCGGCCTATGAAGAGGCCCGGCAGTTGTACACCCGCGCCATCGAAGCGGAGCCGGGGCTTGCCGTTGCCTATGCCGAACGTGCCGATGCGGAACTGCAACTAACCCGATACAACGAAGCCCATGCCGATTGTGAGCGGGCCATTCAACTGAATCCCCGCAACCATTTTGCCTTTTTTATCCAGGGCGATGCCTTTCTGCGGCTCAATCAAACGGAGCAGGCCATTGCAGCCCTCACCCGTGCCGTAACCCTAAAGCCGGACTTTGGCTCGGCTTATTTGTTGCGGGCGCGGGCCTATCGGGTTTCCAAAAACCTGGAAAACGCGCAGGCTGATTATGGGCGCAGCCTTGCCTTCCTGCCCGAACAAGCGGCCCAGATTGAGTCTGAGCAAGACGAACTGACACGCTTATTACCCCCCCGCCCGGCAACCCAGGCAGTGGTTACGAGCCAAACGGCCATCGCAGCGACCAACACCCCTTCGATTGTGTGGGTAAGCCCCAACGCCCTGAAATTTCCGGACGGATACCCGGTGGTCGGTAATACGTTGACAATTGAACTGACCATCAGTGCGCCGACGACCGAAACGGAGCTGCGTCAACACACATCGGTATGGGTCGACGGGCGGTTGTACGAGGGTAAAATGGGGGAGAAAAAACTCAAAAAGTCGGCCCGGCAACAACTGTTTTCGTTTGATTATGCGCTTGATTTGCCGCCCGGCCGTCATTCGGTGGTGGTATGGGTACGGGTGCCGGGCTTGCCCCCCAAAAGCAGCGAACCCCTTACGGTACTTGTGTCGGACGACGACAAACCCAACCTGTACTTGTTGGCTTTCGGCGTAAAATCGGACTTGCTTTTTACCCGAAACGATGCCGATGATCTTCGGAACCTCTTCAAAGCGCAGGAGGGGCAATTATTTGAGCAGGTTGATGCACAAGCCGTTACGGGCGACGAAACTACCGCCTTTGATATGGCCGCGCGACTCGAAGAGCTAAGCCAGCGACCCATCCGGGATAAAGATTTGGTGATCGTTTTCTTTTCGGGCCACGGCATGCTTTATAACGACGAACTTCGATTGCTGGGCTACAAGTACCGCACCGAAGCCCCCCGGACTACCTCCCTCAGTTACCGCGATGCGCTCATTGGGCCATTATCCCGGCTCAAAGGCAAGAAGCTTATTTTGCTCGATGCCTGCCATAGTGGACAGGCCGTGCAGCCGGGGCCGGGCGAACGCTCGACTCCGCTCAAGGTAGCCGAGGCCAGCCGGATTCTGGCTGACACCCCGCCCGGCATTGCCATTATCACCAGCAGTTCGTCGGCCGAAAAATCATACGAAGACCCGGTTTGGCAAAATGGCGCATTCACCGAAACCCTGCTCGAAGCCCTGAACGCGGGCAAAGCCGACGCTAACCGCGACGGAATTGTGTGGTTGCAGGAGTTGTATACCTATCTGAATCAGGAGGTGCCGCGCAAAGTAAGCCGGGTAAAACAAGCCCGGCAAACGCCCGCCTTTCGTTCGGAGGGGGCCGACTTCCCTCTGTTTGGGTCCCGACCCAAAGCGTCGCATTAG
- a CDS encoding SGNH/GDSL hydrolase family protein, with the protein MFRKLLLFCCLVGLFSSFRRDTLTWVAIGDSITYLNDHLNETGNRVTKGYMTRVTEQLPHVQFVNQGHNGWTAGRIAAQIETLNLTKADLYSVFLGTNDWWAGRPLGQLSDYIANTGNQTVYGSYRIIIDKLRSLNPNAPIILITPMQRVDFVYLFNFKNNAFGSYKPKNGQSLEAFAQAIDSIGRHEKLPVVDLYHLKGLDHTKLVKFKRLKDPQTGQYRNYRYPDFIDVPFNPETDEYPYPAESVAQTYDGLHPSDAGYERIARALVKRIKRL; encoded by the coding sequence ATGTTCCGTAAACTTCTCCTTTTCTGCTGCCTGGTTGGCTTATTTAGCTCGTTCCGGCGCGATACCCTGACGTGGGTAGCCATCGGTGACTCGATCACGTACCTCAACGACCACCTGAACGAGACCGGCAATCGGGTTACCAAAGGGTATATGACCCGTGTAACCGAGCAATTGCCCCACGTCCAGTTTGTGAATCAGGGACATAATGGCTGGACAGCCGGGCGCATTGCCGCGCAGATTGAGACGCTAAACCTCACCAAAGCGGATCTTTACTCGGTGTTTCTGGGCACCAACGACTGGTGGGCCGGTCGGCCGCTGGGGCAGCTGAGCGATTATATAGCCAATACGGGCAACCAGACGGTGTACGGCTCCTATCGGATTATTATTGATAAGCTCAGGAGCCTCAACCCCAACGCGCCGATCATCCTGATTACCCCCATGCAGCGTGTTGATTTTGTGTACCTGTTCAACTTTAAGAACAACGCGTTTGGCTCATACAAGCCCAAAAACGGGCAGTCGCTCGAAGCCTTCGCACAAGCCATCGACTCTATTGGTCGCCATGAGAAACTGCCCGTGGTAGATTTGTACCACCTCAAAGGGCTGGACCATACAAAACTGGTAAAGTTTAAGCGGCTGAAAGACCCGCAAACCGGTCAGTACCGGAACTACCGATACCCCGATTTTATTGATGTTCCGTTTAACCCGGAAACCGATGAGTACCCCTACCCCGCCGAATCGGTGGCGCAAACGTACGATGGTCTTCATCCTTCCGACGCCGGTTACGAACGGATTGCGCGGGCACTGGTAAAGCGCATTAAACGGCTCTGA
- a CDS encoding sialate O-acetylesterase yields MNRFLSLLSVKHFFLFWVLLLGVFVQDGYAQLYLTHPTTRMVFQRNNANTAHIPLNGHCPAHATRVEARVTVRQGGQTTNWTTVDSAPDRGIFRGVLYNVQGGWYNLEIRAWAGDQLVGTGTLERVGVGEVFVTAGQSNSYGSNYDIGVATDDRVSVANYWGGGNSQFDEANLPMQFSHAGFEPGAPGGTVSMAPAAPLFMWGALGDRLAQRLGVPVLFFGASHSGTNSKSWMESANGEQNVGGYYSNNAPYRALGATILHYLKRTGVRAVLWHQGEGDNFYRSYQGYIDNVNTVIQKSRTQSGFGALSWVISRVSYMPARYGNEYVNHETDNAIIEAQNALASQFNNWAGPNTDLYRLPAYRKSDGLHFDRDDCQPLADLWSQQLHNGFFTNVQPSVPQSFPTITTGYIFPFTVQSGQTVSVPFRSTAAVRGDNLYRIELCTESGSFVTLLSQTNQNPAPIQIPGGLPSGRYRIRVSASSPSVTGELSEAFTVQGTGISPTPPPTGQGLRLLTPEYNCQTGAFIFRSSGGAGSVQYMAPGITGWTTNAGPFTVKPAPDAGPFTLFAQADNGSTQYSWDWKAACTNGSTPSPISPTPAPPTPVPPTPVPPTPGPTDSSLSLLAPEYNCQTGAFIFRSSGGAGSVQYMAPGITGWTTNAGPFTVKPAPDAQAFTLFAQAANGSTQYSWDWKAVCSNGGSNTNTPTPVTPSMPTTTPSGQGFSLLAPEYNCQTGAFIFRSSGGAGSVQYMAPGITGWTTNAGPFTVKPAPDAQAFTLFAQAANGSTQYSWDWKAACSNGGNPVPTPSPGTPTPVPPTPGSTGTSLSLLAPEYNCQTGAFVFRSAGGDGTPVSFMAIGITGWTTNAGPFTVKPAPDAQPFQLFARQSGQEISYRWDFRAACAGNARFGTANSPEDLTLLVYPNPSIGLVTLQTAAQDGQIQVYGKNGQLLKSIRLSGGGSAASLPLDLTGYPAGMYIIELKTAEKTVSRRLVKL; encoded by the coding sequence ATGAACCGTTTTCTTTCACTATTGTCAGTCAAGCATTTTTTTCTGTTTTGGGTACTTTTACTGGGTGTATTCGTTCAGGATGGGTATGCTCAACTATACCTCACTCACCCAACCACCCGGATGGTATTTCAGCGCAACAACGCCAATACCGCCCATATTCCCCTCAATGGCCATTGCCCGGCTCACGCAACCCGCGTTGAAGCCCGCGTGACGGTGCGGCAAGGCGGCCAAACGACCAACTGGACCACTGTAGACTCCGCGCCCGACCGGGGTATTTTCCGGGGAGTGCTCTATAATGTGCAGGGCGGCTGGTATAATCTCGAAATTCGGGCCTGGGCGGGCGATCAACTGGTTGGTACTGGCACTCTCGAACGAGTGGGTGTTGGCGAGGTGTTTGTGACGGCAGGCCAATCGAACAGTTATGGCTCCAACTACGATATAGGCGTAGCCACCGATGACCGGGTCTCGGTGGCCAACTACTGGGGCGGGGGCAACAGTCAGTTTGATGAAGCCAACTTACCCATGCAGTTTTCGCACGCCGGATTTGAGCCCGGTGCACCCGGTGGTACCGTCTCGATGGCACCCGCAGCCCCCTTGTTTATGTGGGGAGCACTCGGCGATCGACTGGCGCAACGCCTGGGCGTGCCGGTCCTGTTTTTTGGCGCGTCGCACTCAGGCACCAACAGTAAGTCGTGGATGGAGTCGGCCAATGGCGAGCAGAACGTGGGCGGCTATTACAGCAACAACGCGCCCTACCGGGCGCTCGGCGCCACCATTTTGCACTACCTCAAACGAACCGGGGTACGGGCCGTTTTGTGGCATCAGGGCGAAGGTGACAACTTCTACCGCAGCTACCAGGGGTATATCGATAACGTGAATACGGTAATCCAGAAATCGCGCACTCAATCCGGCTTCGGGGCTTTGTCGTGGGTTATTTCGCGGGTAAGCTACATGCCCGCCCGGTACGGAAACGAATACGTAAACCACGAAACCGACAACGCCATCATAGAGGCCCAAAATGCGCTGGCATCGCAATTTAACAACTGGGCCGGCCCCAATACCGATCTTTACCGGTTGCCCGCCTACCGAAAATCCGACGGTCTTCACTTCGACCGCGACGACTGCCAGCCTCTGGCCGACCTTTGGAGTCAGCAACTACACAACGGCTTTTTTACCAACGTACAGCCCTCGGTACCCCAATCCTTTCCGACTATCACCACCGGCTATATTTTCCCTTTTACCGTGCAAAGTGGGCAAACCGTTTCGGTGCCGTTTCGATCGACGGCCGCTGTCCGGGGCGACAATCTGTACCGCATTGAGCTTTGTACCGAAAGTGGCAGCTTTGTGACCCTGCTGTCGCAGACCAACCAAAACCCGGCACCAATTCAGATTCCGGGCGGACTGCCGAGCGGCCGGTACCGAATTCGGGTTTCGGCATCGTCGCCATCGGTAACGGGCGAACTAAGTGAAGCGTTTACAGTTCAAGGTACGGGCATAAGCCCTACCCCTCCGCCTACGGGGCAGGGTTTACGTTTACTGACCCCTGAGTACAACTGCCAGACAGGCGCGTTTATCTTCCGCTCATCGGGCGGGGCCGGGTCGGTGCAGTACATGGCCCCCGGCATTACAGGCTGGACCACCAATGCCGGGCCATTTACGGTAAAACCCGCCCCTGATGCCGGGCCATTCACTCTCTTTGCGCAGGCCGACAACGGCTCCACGCAATACAGCTGGGACTGGAAAGCCGCCTGTACCAACGGCAGTACGCCTTCGCCTATTTCACCCACGCCCGCACCACCTACCCCCGTACCGCCAACGCCCGTCCCCCCCACACCCGGCCCAACGGACAGTAGTTTAAGCTTACTGGCTCCTGAATACAATTGCCAAACGGGCGCGTTTATCTTCCGCTCATCGGGCGGGGCGGGGTCGGTGCAGTACATGGCTCCGGGCATTACGGGCTGGACCACCAATGCCGGGCCGTTTACCGTAAAACCAGCCCCCGACGCACAAGCATTCACCCTGTTTGCGCAGGCCGCTAACGGTAGCACCCAATACAGCTGGGACTGGAAAGCTGTCTGTAGTAACGGAGGGAGTAACACAAATACACCCACACCCGTTACCCCGTCGATGCCGACCACTACGCCCTCTGGACAGGGATTTTCGTTACTGGCCCCTGAGTACAACTGCCAGACAGGCGCGTTTATCTTCCGCTCATCGGGCGGGGCGGGGTCGGTGCAGTACATGGCTCCGGGCATTACGGGCTGGACCACCAATGCCGGGCCGTTTACCGTAAAACCAGCCCCCGACGCACAAGCGTTCACCCTGTTTGCTCAGGCCGCTAACGGTAGCACCCAGTACAGCTGGGACTGGAAAGCCGCCTGTAGTAACGGAGGGAACCCAGTCCCAACACCCTCGCCTGGCACGCCAACGCCTGTACCGCCCACACCCGGCTCAACAGGTACCAGCCTAAGCCTACTGGCTCCTGAGTACAATTGCCAGACGGGCGCGTTTGTCTTCCGTTCGGCCGGGGGCGATGGTACGCCTGTATCGTTTATGGCAATTGGTATTACGGGCTGGACCACCAATGCCGGGCCATTTACGGTAAAACCAGCCCCCGACGCGCAACCTTTCCAGCTTTTCGCGCGTCAGTCGGGTCAGGAGATAAGCTACCGCTGGGATTTCAGGGCCGCCTGCGCGGGCAATGCCCGGTTTGGCACTGCCAACTCCCCCGAAGACCTGACCCTGCTGGTGTACCCAAACCCAAGCATAGGGCTGGTGACGCTGCAAACAGCGGCTCAGGACGGCCAAATCCAGGTTTACGGTAAGAATGGCCAACTCCTGAAATCGATTCGTTTGTCGGGCGGTGGCTCAGCTGCATCCTTGCCATTAGACCTGACGGGGTATCCGGCCGGGATGTACATCATTGAACTGAAAACCGCCGAAAAGACCGTATCGCGCCGATTGGTCAAACTGTAA
- a CDS encoding glycoside hydrolase family 3 protein: MTKSFMLGLSVWACSTLAVAQPRWTETDAGSFRVVTNPGGQTLGYSAESGVKLLTVAGLAFKDLNRNGVLDPYEDWRLPVEQRAKDLASKLTVEEIAGLMLYSSHQSIPARAGGYFAGTYGGKPFKEGETDPTALTDQQQKFLQTDHLRHVLITSVQTPEVAARWNNRMQAFCERVGKGIPANNSSDPRHGTVARAEYNAAAGGRISMWPSSLGLAATFDPALVEKFGQIAANEYRALGITTALSPQVDIATEPRWGRFEGTFGESPRLSAAMAQAYCNGFQTSLGPKLVAGGWGFGSVNAMVKHWPGGGAGEAGRDAHYANGKYAVYPGNNFDQHLIPFTQGAFKLNGKTGMASAVMPYYTISWNQDKKNGENIANNYNRYLITDLLRQKYGYDGVVCTDWNVTGDHKVMDSFIDGKSWGVEKLSLAERHYKVLMAGVDQFGGNNDAKPILEAYQLGVKQHGESFMRTRMEQSAVRLLRNIFRVGLFENPYLNADESSRIVGKPAYMQAGYEAQLKSIVMLKNKAKALPLAPTKTVYVPKRYIAASRNFLGIETPSSTDYPVNMELVKKYFKVTDNPAEADVALVFIENPKTGIGYDVEDLKKGGNGYLPISLQYGPYTATDARATSLAGGDPLESFTNRSYKDKSVTARNMTDAQLVSETRQKMNGKPVIVSVAVSNPMVFSEIEGDASAILVSFGVQDQALLDIMSGKVQPSGLLPMQMPASMSVVEKQAEDVPFDMPCHRDSEGNAYDFGFGLNWKGVIKDARATMYKK; the protein is encoded by the coding sequence ATGACAAAATCGTTTATGCTCGGCCTTTCGGTATGGGCGTGTAGTACGCTGGCCGTGGCTCAGCCGCGCTGGACCGAAACAGATGCGGGCTCGTTTCGGGTGGTGACGAATCCGGGCGGACAAACGCTTGGTTATTCTGCTGAATCGGGCGTTAAGCTGCTTACGGTTGCTGGTTTGGCGTTTAAAGACCTGAACCGAAATGGTGTGCTCGACCCGTACGAAGACTGGCGGTTGCCCGTCGAACAGCGCGCCAAAGACCTGGCCTCGAAGCTGACCGTCGAGGAAATTGCGGGCCTGATGCTGTACTCATCGCACCAGTCTATTCCGGCGCGGGCAGGCGGCTACTTTGCGGGTACCTATGGCGGCAAACCGTTTAAAGAAGGCGAAACCGACCCCACGGCCCTGACCGATCAGCAGCAGAAATTTCTGCAAACTGACCACCTGCGGCACGTGTTGATTACCTCCGTACAGACGCCCGAAGTGGCAGCCCGCTGGAATAACCGGATGCAGGCGTTCTGCGAGCGGGTTGGCAAGGGGATTCCGGCCAACAACAGCTCTGACCCCCGGCATGGGACGGTGGCACGGGCTGAGTACAACGCGGCTGCGGGTGGCCGTATTTCCATGTGGCCTTCGTCGCTCGGTTTGGCGGCTACGTTTGACCCGGCACTGGTAGAGAAGTTTGGGCAAATTGCCGCCAACGAGTACCGGGCGCTGGGCATCACAACGGCACTTTCTCCGCAGGTTGATATAGCCACCGAGCCACGCTGGGGCCGGTTTGAAGGTACATTCGGCGAAAGCCCCCGCTTGTCGGCAGCGATGGCACAAGCCTACTGCAACGGGTTTCAGACGTCGCTCGGACCGAAGCTGGTAGCGGGTGGCTGGGGTTTCGGATCGGTCAACGCTATGGTCAAACACTGGCCGGGTGGTGGAGCAGGCGAGGCTGGCCGCGATGCACACTATGCCAACGGTAAATACGCGGTGTACCCCGGCAATAATTTCGATCAGCACCTGATACCATTTACTCAGGGCGCGTTTAAGCTCAACGGCAAAACCGGCATGGCGTCGGCCGTGATGCCTTATTACACCATCTCGTGGAATCAGGACAAGAAAAACGGCGAAAACATAGCCAACAACTACAACCGTTACCTGATTACTGATTTGCTCCGGCAGAAGTACGGGTACGATGGGGTAGTGTGTACCGACTGGAACGTGACCGGCGACCACAAAGTGATGGACTCGTTTATCGACGGAAAGTCGTGGGGTGTCGAAAAACTGTCGCTTGCCGAGCGTCACTACAAAGTACTGATGGCGGGTGTTGATCAGTTTGGGGGGAACAACGATGCCAAACCGATTCTGGAGGCCTACCAGCTTGGCGTAAAACAGCACGGAGAATCGTTTATGCGGACCCGGATGGAGCAGTCGGCCGTGCGGTTGTTGCGGAATATTTTCCGGGTTGGTCTGTTTGAGAATCCGTATCTGAACGCGGATGAGTCGAGCCGGATCGTGGGTAAGCCCGCGTACATGCAGGCCGGGTACGAAGCCCAGCTCAAGTCGATCGTTATGCTCAAGAACAAAGCCAAAGCGCTGCCGTTGGCCCCCACTAAAACGGTGTACGTACCGAAGCGATACATAGCCGCGAGCCGGAATTTTCTGGGCATCGAAACTCCATCCTCAACCGATTATCCGGTGAATATGGAGCTGGTGAAGAAATACTTCAAGGTGACCGACAACCCCGCCGAAGCCGATGTGGCCCTGGTGTTTATTGAGAACCCCAAAACGGGTATTGGGTACGATGTGGAGGATCTGAAAAAAGGGGGTAATGGCTATCTGCCCATCAGTTTGCAGTACGGCCCTTACACGGCTACCGATGCGCGGGCCACGAGCCTGGCCGGGGGCGACCCGCTGGAGTCGTTTACCAACCGCTCGTACAAGGATAAATCGGTAACGGCGCGCAACATGACCGACGCACAGTTGGTATCCGAAACCCGCCAGAAAATGAACGGTAAGCCCGTTATTGTTTCGGTGGCTGTATCAAACCCGATGGTGTTCAGCGAAATTGAGGGCGATGCAAGCGCCATTCTGGTCAGCTTCGGGGTACAGGATCAGGCGTTGCTCGATATTATGTCGGGTAAAGTACAACCGTCGGGGCTGTTGCCGATGCAGATGCCCGCTTCGATGAGCGTTGTTGAAAAGCAGGCCGAAGATGTGCCGTTTGATATGCCTTGCCACCGCGATTCAGAAGGGAACGCATACGATTTTGGCTTTGGTCTCAATTGGAAAGGGGTGATTAAAGACGCCCGTGCGACCATGTATAAGAAGTAG